Genomic window (Asticcacaulis excentricus CB 48):
GTCAGGTAGGATCGTCAGGGCCATTTTCCCTTGCATGCCCGCCAAGGGTGAAGGATCTTTTGTTTGATCCGGGAGCCGCTGGTGGTTGACGAGCGATAACATGATTGCCTCTACGGCATTCTCGCTCAAGGGCTCGTAATCGATGTTCAGGTCGCCGGGCACCTTTACGGGTTCAGCCCCCTCTGGAAGACACGAAATCGCCCCGGGACAATCGGCGCCCAGATGAAAAAGTATGCCCACAATATCATCTCGGCTAAGCCCCTCCTGCTCGAGAAGTCTTCGTGTCTGATCGTTTTCCGGTAACAAGTTGTCGAAAAAGGCGCGGGTAATTGCGTCGCCGAAAGCGTTCTTTTGCAAGGGCAGCGAAAGCGAGATCGGCATTGCGGCATAGCGCAGATAGGCTTCGGCGTATTGAAAGGTGACCCCGTTATTGTCAAAAGACTGCAATCGGCCCACCGGGTGCGAGACGCCATCCAGCCAGACATCTAGCCTCATCGCATCGCTGCCATCAGCTCTATGCCAACGTTTTGGCAAACCTTCAGGACCCGGCCGAACTCCAACGTTGGTTTCCCGCTTTCGAGCTCGGAGATGAACCGGCGCCCAACCCCGGTAATATCAGCGAATTGCTGCTGGGTGAGCCCCATGGATTTTCGTCTATCCCGCACGACCTGGCCAAGATCCGTAACGGCTGTGAGCGTTCGCACCGGCTTGCCGGGTTCCCCGGACGCTGGCGCAAGACGCTGGAAATCTCCCACGGCTTTGTGCATGTAGGCTTGGTGCTCGCTATCTGGCAGACGAACCTCGGTACTCTCAGGAGACGACATTTCGCGGATCGCTTCTCTCAGCGCAGGTCGCTCAGGTCTGTCGGGGTCTGCCGCACGTGCGTACGCCGGTTTCTCCGTAATCGTATCGGGATAACCAGGCATCTCAGCCACCTGCGCCCGGACTCCCCCCAATTGCGCCAGTATATCGGCAAAAAGAGGTTGATCCGACTTCAATAGCTCGAGTTGATGCATCATCGCCTCGATCGTAATCTGGAGCGAGCGAGGCCCCTCGGCGACCTTCTGTTGCTCATCGAGAAGGCGAAGAAAACCGACTGCGGGCGGACTACTGGACATTTCGTTGCTCCTGCACGGTTGCATAATATCACGAACTCTATCGATCGTCCACGAAAGATCCCGTTCGGTAGCAATTGCACAGGTCGTACGTTTTGTTTTCATTTTGCAACCGTACAGGAGCAAAAACAAGGAGGGAGACCCCGGTGCACCTACATCCCATCGCTCAAAGCGACCACTCTTGAAAAGGCTTCCTCCGAAGTGTGGTTGACGAAATCAAAAGGGATGAAGCGGCCGTTGACGTTTGGAAGCACGCTTGGTCAAACGCGTATCAGCATAGCCGGATAACCCGAACTTTTGGACCTGCGAAGCGCTGAGAACATTCCAGACACCTTCAGACGTCAGAGGTGAAAGAATGTCCCGATGCTCGTAGGCCCTTCCAACTGAACACTGAGGGCAATTAAGTCTGCAAGTCTGAAAGACAGCCCAGATTTAATGCACGCATTCGATCAACCAATGACTAAGTTCGCAAGTATAAGGACGTGCCGTAGGTTCTGACAGAAAAGGCCCGCATGGTCTTCGTCAGCAAGATACTTTTCACGCTCGCTTAAGGCAGACAGTCAAACGGCCGGCCTCCTTGAGGCAATGGCGGTCCATGTAAATAAGAAAACCGCCGTTTTTGTTTTCGATTGTGCAAGGGCGTTTGAACCGGTAGCAATAGGCCGTGAGTCAGTGCGGACTTCGGGGGTGAAAAGTAATGAAGCGGTCGGGGCGTATTGATGGCTGGAAATCAATTGCGGCCCATTTTGGTCGTGATCGAACAACCGTCATGCGGTGGGCGCAGCAAAGGGGCTTGCCCGTTAAGCGCCTGCCCGGCGGCAAGACGGGGACCGTTTACGCCCTTGCCGAGGAGCTTGATGCCTGGGCCGAGAGCCAGGGTAAGCTTGAGGATGAACCTCAAGCGATATCCCCCGCGCTAGAGGAGGGTCTTTCTGCTATCCCACCTAAGATCTTTACGAGGAAAAAGGCCCTTATCGGCGCATTCGTCCTTATACTGATTATTGCCTCGCTTTCGTTTATCGTTCTGCGCTTTTCCTCGGACAAACCGTCAAATGCCGTACGCTTGCCGTCTAATCCGGTTTTAGCGCAAACCTATATGGAAGCGCGCGATTCCTGGGCGACACGTACACCCCAGTCGTTAGAGCGCGCTGAAACGCTCTTACTTGAGGTGACAAATAAGGAGCCGCAATTTGCCCCGGCCTGGGCGTCTCTGGCTGACGTCTACCTTTTGAGACGCGAATTCGGCGGCCTTGATGACAAGACCGCCTTTACGCGTGCCGAGGCGGCCGCCGTGAAGGCAAAACAACTCGACCCCTCGCTTGCGGCCGCACACCGCGCCATCGGCTTTGTTCAATACTGGTGGCACGATGACCCAAGATCTGCTGGCACCTCATTTCGGCGCGCCCTAAAGCTGTCACCGCAAGATCCTCAGACCCATTTCTGGTTTGGGACCCTTCTGTCTGATAACGGCCAGCACGTCGAAGCTCTGCGGGAGCTCAAAAAAGCGCGTCTGCTTGAACCAGGCTCACGCGCCATTCAAACGGAAATGGCCTGGGCCCAATGGGCGGCCGGCAATGATGCCCTGGCCCGGGGCGAGTTCGGCAAGCTTTTAGAGGCGAATGCCAGTTTTGCACTGATCTACGACTGTACGAGCGAGGTCAAACTCGCCGACGGCGACTATCTTGGATATGTGAGCGATCTCACAGAGTTTGCGCGATTGACAGGCGACGCCCCGTTGATGGCGCACGCGAAAAAGCTTCAGGAGGCCTCAAAAATCGGCATCGAAGCGGTGCA
Coding sequences:
- a CDS encoding helix-turn-helix transcriptional regulator; translated protein: MSSSPPAVGFLRLLDEQQKVAEGPRSLQITIEAMMHQLELLKSDQPLFADILAQLGGVRAQVAEMPGYPDTITEKPAYARAADPDRPERPALREAIREMSSPESTEVRLPDSEHQAYMHKAVGDFQRLAPASGEPGKPVRTLTAVTDLGQVVRDRRKSMGLTQQQFADITGVGRRFISELESGKPTLEFGRVLKVCQNVGIELMAAMR